The following are encoded together in the Euwallacea fornicatus isolate EFF26 chromosome 11, ASM4011564v1, whole genome shotgun sequence genome:
- the LOC136342279 gene encoding nucleolar protein 58-like — MSEIQAANSNNAVNEEISQNEKTPRGRKSKTPRGSTTEVTDAPTEGRRITRSAAKGVPATPPPAKKERKSTAAATPSGKGRGRGRKSKVAVEENSESQDESNKDTTSTEPEEKNDETLKNDTANTETKSDAEQVEKNYHEEKEEVANNNAAESSKEPEATENGSKEEDSADGASANSSENEKKEETASSTNSEDATSDTPAPPPEDAKEDSTSNEQPTE; from the exons ATGTCGGAAATTCAAGCCGCAAATAGCAATAATGCTGTTAATGAAGAAATTAGTCAG aatGAGAAGACCCCCAGAGGCAGGAAATCCAAGACTCCAAGAGGTTCTACTACTGAG GTGACAGATGCTCCTACAGAAGGGAGAAGGATAACTCGCTCAGCGGCCAAAGGGGTTCCTGCCACTCCACCACCAGCAAAGAAAGAACGTAAAAGCACAGCAGCAGCTACGCCCTCAGGGAAGGGAAGAGGTCGAGGCAGAAAGTCCAAAGTTGCTGTTGAGGAAAATTCAGAAAGTCAAGATGAAAGCAACAAA GATACCACTTCAACAGAGCCAGAAGAGAAAAATGATGAGACATTGAAAAATGATACGGCAAATACAGAGACAAAGTCAGACGCTGAAcaagtggaaaaaaattatcatgaGGAAAAGGAAGAGGTGGCCAATAACAACGCAGCTGAGTCTTCCAAA GAACCTGAAGCTACTGAAAATGGTTCCAAAGAGGAAGATAGCGCGGACGGTGCCTCCGCCAATTCATCAGAGAATGAGAAAAAGGAAGAAACGGCCAGCAGCACAAATAGCGAGGATGCGACGTCAGATACGCCGGCACCTCCTCCAGAGGACGCCAAAGAAGACAGTACTTCGAACGAGCAGCCGACGGAATAG